A window from Electrophorus electricus isolate fEleEle1 chromosome 7, fEleEle1.pri, whole genome shotgun sequence encodes these proteins:
- the camk2n1a gene encoding calcium/calmodulin-dependent protein kinase II inhibitor 1a, with product MTSPFCMGFLYDRGISHTHTHTHTYTHTHTQSSSSFPLAHTAPSGSSAALTFRAHSESRAGNRLPYSVSRLRSSHFVDIRRGARARPKSRQQRAELRVIMSEVLPYGEGKMSSYGAGGDVSQMSFSCGLQDTSSFFVSSQAKRPPKLGQIGRAKRVVIEDERIDDVLKGMTDKSSPGV from the exons ATGACTTCACCGTTCTGCATGGGTTTCCTTTATGATCGCGGgatctcccacacacatacacacacacacacatacacacacacacatactcagagctcctcctccttcccgCTGGCGCACACCGCACCGAGCGGCAGCTCCGCTGCACTTACCTTCCGCGCGCACTCGGAGTCCCGTGCTGGTAACAGGCTGCCCTACTCCGTCTCGCGTCTCCGTTCGAGCCACTTCGTGGACATCCGGAGAGGAGCGCGCGCGAGACCAAAGTCCCGTCAGCAGCGAGCAGAGCTCCGTGTCATAATGTCCGAGGTTCTTCCGTACGGCGAGGGGAAGATGAGCAGCTACGGCGCGGGCGGCGACGTCAGCCAGATGTCCTTCAGCTGCGGCTTGCAAGACACGAGCTCGTTTTTTGTGTCGTCGCAGGCTAAACGACCCCCCAAACTCGGCCAGATAGGCAGAGCCAAGCGAG TGGTCATCGAAGACGAACGGATAGACGACGTCCTGAAGGGAATGACCGACAAATCGTCCCCGGGCGTCTAA